Within the Diceros bicornis minor isolate mBicDic1 chromosome 27, mDicBic1.mat.cur, whole genome shotgun sequence genome, the region tatctaaagtATTACCGAATATGTTCTCTAATCATAATGGAATTAGATTAGagatcaaaaaaagaaagatatctaGAAAATCTCCAAAGATTTGAAAACTCAATAACACACTTCAAAATAtttcatggattaaaaaaaaaatcaagggaaatttgaaagtattttgaaatgagtgaaaaaaaagcacaaatatcaaaatttgtgagatgcagctaaagccatatgtagagagaaatttatagacctaAACATCTATACTGGGCAAGAAATAAGGTTTTAAATCTATGCCATCAGCTTCttccttaggaaactagaaaaagacaaataaattaaATCCTGCATCTCCAAGGTTTGGGCCTGAGCAGTTGTATGGCAggagagctgagacagacagacGCCTGGGAAGACTGGGGTAGGTCAAGAACTTCATTGGTCGCACATGTCCAATGTGGGTATCTGTTGGGAATTGAGGTGGCTGTGGGAATCTGGTGCAGGGCACGTTCTGACTGAGGCACATCTGTGGATGGTGTCGGCACAAAGCAGCATTtaaaccacagactggatgggCTTCCCCTGGTGAGTGTAGACAGGCGAGAAGGGGGAGCCCTATAGGGGTTCATGCCtggttctcctctccctcccattaaatgaattaaaatatattaaatccctCTCTCTAAGGAGAATAGAAGGAGGGGTCCTGCTGGCAAGAGAGATCTGCCAGTCTCTGGAACATCAAGTGTAGGGGAGGAGTGAGTCACAGAAAGAGGTTTTTTCCTGATGAATTGGCCATCTGACTTGCTTTGGGGTGACTCAGACAGGAGTCCAGCTGCTGCTTCCTACTGAATACCCCAAGTGCTCCTGTGCATTCCCTGATAGCCCACAAAACTGCCTGGTGGACTCTGCTGCAGGGGTGGTCCCTGAGGAGGGAGCAAGGCCCAGGCACTCTCAGGAGTTGCCTCTGATGGGCAggtgtcccagggcctggtggGGACAGCCAGAGGATGGCCTCGTGCCTGCTGGATGTCCACGATCCTGGGGGAGATGCCTGTCTGCCACTGGCACagggtggattcttcagggtcaAGGGTACTGAGTCACAGGTGACCTTAACCAAGACTGCTCCTTGTTCTCACCAGTCTACAGAGGGCACTGTGACGCTCGCTCTTGGCCGCGTGATGAAGGCAGGCGCTGGCCTGTGCAGCAGCTCACTGGCCTGCGTGACTGATGGCAGTCGACAGCCTGGAGCCTGAGGCACCCCTGGCACTCGCTGACCCACTTTCTCCACTGTGGGCTGGAAACATTTACATAACAGATGGCTGCAGGGCCCTGCTGTCCCCCTGACACAGGAGGAGATGTTCCTAATTAAAAAGGAGGCGCAgcaccccagcctggccaccacgTGATCCTGTTCATTGGTGCTGATAACTCGGCCTTAGCATATACTCGAATCTTTAAAAAGGGCTTTACAGGGCTTGCTGCAGGGAGTCTGTGTAGGAAGGAGCAGTGTTTACTTGGTGCCATACCATCATTTGAGCTAGATCGACTCCTTGCCTTTCTGGGCTCTTTCTTCCTGAGTGCCCTCCTTAGAAGCAAACCTCTGACATGTTCATGAACACTGCACCGTTCAGCAGAACTCTCTGCGGTGGTGACAATGCAGGCACCAGACGCTTGAGTCTGTTTATTCAACGCTTAAAATGTGGccagtgaattttttcttttaaatataaatagccaCATAAATAGCTCTCcaagtggctagtggctaccgtattggacaATGAAGTCAGAGAACATTAATGTGTAAGGATGATTCTTAAAAATTCTCTTTGCTATGTATTATACCTTCATGTTAAATCCTTGTTATTCAAAAGTGTCATTTTATCACAAAGGGTCAGTGTCCAGACACCCCTTTGCAGGGGGCAGGGGGTGCACACGCAGGTTTCGCAGGACTTGTGTTCCTGAAGGGTTTAGGCAGCCAGCAGGTGGTGTGACACTTTCATTAGCGAGGGACTAAGTGTGGGGTTGTGTGTGTGGAGCTCTCGCAGGCCTGGCATTTGGTTCCTCTCGGGGCTCCACAGCCTCCTTTCATGGCCCCAGCAGCTCCGCCCACTCAGGTGTACACCTGGGCAGGTGCCCACACTCCTGGGGGCCCTTGGCGCTCTCAATCCATCAGGGTTGGCCCGGGGCCCCTCCTGGGCCTCTCATGGGACCCTTTGGCCCCAGACCCGTACCAGGTTATcaggaatcttcctcagccaggccttccttccctttctggcCACCAGGCGGCACCCTGCTGTCAGAACCCTGTGGCCACCACTCCACCGCCCTCCAAGACTGGCGGATCCCCCGCTCCCGTGGGGGCCACTCATGCCCATGTCCCATCCTGCCCtcatttcctccttctctctgccctccccaTGGGACCCTCACACACCCCACGATGTCCCTGTACCCCACGCACCCAGGCAGGCGGCTCTCCAGCTCCCATTGGTGCACCGCACTGACACGGGCACGGAGACTGCCTGCTCGAACTCCGAGAAAGGCTACCCAAACACTCCACTCCCTTATGACCCCTGTTACCCTCAGTTACACCTCCAGGCCTAGAGTCAGGTTCTGGTGTACCCCAGGCCCTGCTCCCACCGTCTGGAGCCTGCACATGCCTGCAGTTCCCTTGGATCTCCTGGTCTGTTCTGAGAGTCCCCTCCTGACTCTACACCCCCGGCCTCACCTGACCTtcgcatttaatcctcactggtGCCTGTCTCATGCGGCCACTCCATACACCGGAGTGGTGGTGACCTGTCACTCAAGATCCAGCCCAAAGGAGGACCTTGATGCTCCCCAAGAAGGGGCTGTGGCCCCAGGGAAACCCTGTGCAGGCCTTGGGGGGGGGGTCTGTCCTCCGCTCGTTCAGACCCATGTCACCAGCGCGCATGGCAGCCCTGTGCTTTTCCCACGAGCACTTCAGGTTGACTGCCTGTTTGCTCCCTGCCTGTAAATCATAAAACGGATCCCTAACTGCCTGGGAGGCTAAACGCTGGGCCGACTGTCACAGAAATCATACAGTAAACATAAACCAGTGATACGGGTATGGAAAGCATTTTCTGAAACCTTTATAAAGGGGGATGCTCGGCTATTTGGCAGTTCATTTAATAGAGACTAAATCCACTTAATGAGGATTAGCAAGGAATCTTGACTGTCATTGAAAGGGGAATGTCACTGCCTGCGCTTTCCTGGCTTTTTAAGGGAGAAAGGAGTCCCAGCTGGAGGGGGGGTCCTGGCAGCAATGTGATGGGAAATGGGCAGAACTAATGTAATAGTGGAGCAGACACTCACCGGATGCACACTCAGGACCCCAGGGCTTACCGGGGaacccctctccctctccagctgCTGAGAGAGCTCTTCCTGTTTCCCTCGTTACAGAGgcggaaactgaggcctgagggCTTGGTGACCTGGCTGGGGGTCACTCGGTTAGTCAGCAGTGGGCCCCCAAGGCCTGTCCCCCCACGCTGTGTTCCCCTAGCCTGTACAGGTCGTGCAGGTCACACCACTGGGAGTCCCGGGCGCTCCTTCCTCTTGCCTACAGGGGGTCCCGGGGAAGCCTTTGCCTCCTGAAACCTCCGCTTTGCCGGCagcagtggtggaggcagcacccctgctccccaccctctGCAGGCGAAGGTCCCTGTGGAACAGGACATCCTCCACGTGGGCATTGGCTGTTGAGGTTGTTCTCAGTTAGCAGCAGCTGTGCTTTCTCTTTCCAGGTGACACCATCTGGGCCCCATCTGTCCTTCCTCACGGCACCCTTGGCACCTTAAGCCACTACCCCCAGCCGCATTTTGGGAGAAAGATGGAGTCCAAGGTCTCAGAAGGTGGCCTGAACGTGACCCTGACAATCCGCCTGCTGATGCatggaaaggtacagaagtgcaAGGCCACTGCCTTGTCACTCTCCTCGTAAAGAAAGTCAGACCagctgggaagagagggagggcaTGCCCAGGCCGGGTCTTTGTTTTATATTATGCTGTTTAAAATTGTAAGCAATCTCAAACTGACAAAGCAGTTGCAGTACAGTCCAAATTAGGCTTCCCCTGGAACCGTTGGAGACTAAGTTGCCACCTGATGCCTATTGGTGAATACTGTAGTGTGTATTTTGTGCACACGAGGGCGTTCTCCTCCACACCCTCAGCACACCCATCAGGATGCCAACACTGATAGGTTCTGGCTACTTTTCCTCGGACCCCACTCAAGCCCACCAGCTGTCCCGATGCTACCCTTCATGACGGGATTCTCCCCAGTCCTGCCTTTCCCTTTGGAAAGTTTCCAGTCAGTTCTTTCGTAGAATGTCCCTCACTTTGgctttttctgatgttttctcgTCATTGGCAGGAATGTCACAAAACCTTTCCTCTCTGGTGGCCCAGATCTTAGGGTGTCCCATTATTGATCACTTGGTTGGGGGTACCTGCCAGACTTCTCCACCTAGACCTGCTCTGCTTCCACTGTTATGAAAAAGGCCTTGCTGGGGGATACTTAGACACCATGTAAATGTCCCGTTTGTCATCAGACTTGgaatgcattcattcatccactcattcatccatGTCTTCATGGACTCAGGGTTTGctattttattcatattattcCCCATTGTTTTGATGCTCATATTGTTCCTGACTTGACCAGTGGGAGCCCCTCTGTGCttgctcctgtgtccttttgacgtGATCCATCCTTCTTACAGCACTACCTTACTTTCTGGCACGAAACACCGCTCATGGCTCATTTTGTACTTTCCCTGCCCCAGTCCTGGAACCAGCTATTCCTCCAAAGAACTCTGACGCCTTTGAGAGGAGGATGGTGTTAGAAACCCAGATCAGGGCACATGGGATGCTCATCGCTCTTGGGCTGTTGTGCGTCCCAGACAGAGTTGGGGaatatatgtatctatgtgtttatgtatataggtgtgtgtatgtatgtataatcacacacatgtgtatacacacatttgtgtaatatttatttccatatttaTCTCTATATATTGGGCCCCATGAGTTCACGCTCTCAATTCCAGTCCAACAGCACAGGGTTTGTTCTGGCTCCTCCATCTGTCCTGTGTTTGTGCCATGAGAAACCCAACTCCCAGTATCTGCGTGGTCTCCTGCCAGGGGGCTAGCGGAGGCTCTGGCCTAGTGCCTGAGGTACTGCtcatcctagatttccagaagaTATGCCCTTATCctgtgtgtgggggcagggaggagggtgtcACAGCCAGAGCATCCCTTTCTGTGTTGGTGAGATGATGACCAGCCTTTCATTCTCCAAACTGGGTGACATGTGGTCAAGGTTGTGTGTACCACAAGAGGGCAGTCTGGGTGTGCACTGCAGAGGGCAGTCTGTGAGGTCAGTTATACGGCCCCCACCTCCAGCAGCTGCCACAACAAGCACCAAACACTGCCCATGGGAGATGAGGTGCCCTGACTGCCAAAGGGGTCACTGCCTCATGCCCAGCTACTCTTTGCTGCCCCGTTCCCTGCCGCACACGCCCTCCCCATGGCCTAGCGCAATTTAAGGCGTTCACCAGGAACGTTGTAATTGCTGAGGACTTTGTTGTAATTAGGAAAATGAGTTTGATTTTGAAAGATATTGTTCTCTCTGGCTAGAAGCAGGGAGCCCTGTCTCTGTGAGATACTTGGTAGCGCCGTGTGGGTCTGTCacaggcagggaggggctgtgACTGACAAGCAGGCCTGGCCGGGATGTCCAAACCATCACGGGTTTCAGGCTTTAGAACCATGGCAGCGTGTTCAAGTGTGCCTTCGAATGTTCTACCTTTTTAAAAGGTCAAATAGCGATAGCAATGCTAAATTTTCTTTACATCACAAAATCGAgggagattttatttttcacctttttcttgCAGGGTTTCCTTAAGGCCTTAAGTGCATAGGTGATGCTTCCCAACTTATTTATCTGGAAAGCGGCTGGCCATTCTCCTTCTGCTCATCTGTCTGTCAGAGGCAGGACCTAGATCTGGCCTTGGTCAGATGGGCACAGAGGAACCCTTGGGCTCAGGGCCTCTGTACAAGTAGCCTGCCTGTGCACTCCCTCCTGACTGTCTAAATCTCCTTCCTCACTCGTAATGGATGGGTTTCTCAGTGTCTGTCAcaggtttttttctctttctgctctatGACATCatctttctgtgatttttttctacaGGAAGTTGGAAGCATCATCGGGAAGGTAATTACAGAGTGAACTCCCTGCCTCTATCGAGTCTCTGTAAGGGGACGACGAGGACCGCTGGCACCCCTGTGCTGGATGGTGTGCACGTGCAGTGAGGATTCCCAGGGAATCCTGCCATCTCCTTGCCTCCAAGCTGCACCACCTTGAGGCTGGTCCCAGAGCATCGTGTTAACCAGCTCTGTGGGAGCACGGGAGGTGTTCCCCCACAGCCCCGCCCTGGGAAGGCCCCAGCTGGTGACCTCGGAAGTCtcgcccccactgccctggtggTCAGTCCCTCTTCCCGGGTTTGAGAGACCAGTAAGAATTCTTTCACTTGCATTCTTCAGAGTAGTCTCCCACCTATGGCCAATGAGTGGCAGTGAGTCTCTTCATATTTACtttctaaataaaagaaatgttCCTATGGGGAAAAGTAAGCTCCAATTTGAACCCTGTGCCTGTGAgagaggccagggctgagggctaCTGTCCCTGTCTGGTCACGTTTTAACTATTTCTGGGTTCCCTGGTGTCCCAAGTGGTCCCTGTACAGTAGGGGCACCACCAGTGCTCAAAGTCCAGCTCTTTCTCACAACTGCCTCGGGGGGCAGCCTTGGGGAGTCATGGGCCGTGGGCCTTGTCCCCGCTTTGCCTGTGATAAAAGTAGGGGTTGGCTGTGAACCTGTGCACAGACCCATCCCCACACCGTGGAGCAGGTTCCCTGGCAATGTGGGGTGCCGAGTCAGGTCCCCGGGTCCAAGCCTGCCCACCGTGTGCCCCTGGGCCAGCTCCTCGGTGTCCTCCTCTGTGAGGCTCACCTGCAAGGCTGTGGTGAAGGCTGAACAAGTCACGGCGTGTGTCCAGCTCTCAGCGGCGCCTGGTACGGAGTCTGGCCTTCTGAGGGGCTGCTGCTTAATCACCTCCGGGGTGTACTGGGGCGCACAAGGCAGGCGGCTCCCAACACCGCATGCTGTCGCGCCAAACCTTCTGCACGCCTGTAGTGGAAGCCCTGAGTGATTCCTTTCACTTGTTGTCTAATCTTTGTTCCAGAAAGGAGAAACTGTGAAAAAGATGCGTGAAGAGGTGAGTTGGCTTGCTCTCAACAGCATCCTGTTTCTGGGTCGGTGGGAGATGCAAGGCTGGGAGGGCCTTTAGTGGCTCTGCACCCAGACCAGCTGGGAACCTGCTGTGTGCGCAGGGATGTCGGGGAGTGCTACCTGCTGCAGTCACCTCACTGAACAGGGGGCACACAGCAGGGGGAGGCCCCTTCCCTCTGACACACACACCCCAGTGGTTCAGGCACCTCTGTTTCCCCAGCGAGCAGCCGTGGATGTGGCGCCTCCTTACTGATCAGTTGGGTCCTTTCTGCTGATTAAAATTGCACTATAAAGGACAGCGCTGGAAAGAATTTTACTATTTAGTATTGAGGTTTGCCCATCAGGCACCAACCAGATACGTTGGCATCAGTTGTTGTCAGTAGGCCTGGAGAACCCGGCCCATTACCGGCCCTGCTGCTTTAATCTAGTTTCTGGGTTTGCTCACCTCCCTTCTAGAGTGGTGCGAGGATCAACATCTCAGAAGGAAACTGCCCAGAAAGAATCGTGACCATCACAGGCCCAACGGATGCCATCTTCAAGGCCTTTGCCATGATTGCCTACAAGTTTGAAGAGGTGAGATGCACCCACTCAAGACCCCTGTGGGCAGACGGAGGGCAGGACCTGGTCCCAGCCGGTTCTCCAGCCCCTCGTCCCCTCTTCCCCACATCCCCTGCTTCTGGACAAGGGCACAGCCCTGCCCACCCAGGACTCCCTACCCAGCCACCAGGACCTGTTTTGGCTCCTCTCATCTCCTCTGCCTCCCAGGGACTCTCCCCACTCCAGTCTACCTGGTGACAGGCCaatgtccctcctcctcctaaGACGAGCGTTGCACATGCCCACCTCACTCATGTTTCCTTGAGCCCTGCCCCCAGAGCACGGAGCCCTCGGGAAGCCCTGGCTGGCACGTCTGGGCCCCAGCCTTCTCCACAGCAGCTCACCCCTGGTTGTGTAGCTTGGCTTAGATGTGGATGGATAAAGGGAGACACAGACATGTTAACTCTCATGCTGGCACATATAAATATGTGTACATTAATGTGCTATGACATTTTTGTGTACTTCTGTCAGTGAGTCAAATCTTAAGGTTTTTaagtgtttccaatttttttgaaattactAGAAGTTATTTAGAGATGATTTACTGTTTTTATTCAGAGAGTGATCAAGCTGGGGAATAAATTTTTCGGTCAAAAATGTGTCACTTAGTCTGTCCAAACCCCTCCATGCCCCTCCAGGCCTTAAGGACAAAGGTCAAACTCTGAGCCTGGGCACCCTGTGGATCTGCGCCCTGCCCCGTCCCAGGGCAGCACTGCAGCCACTCTGACGTTCACGTCTGTGCATGGTCGGCGTATGCAGGTTCCCCACTGCCCATCCAGCCGCCATCTCCTTGTCCTCCTAAGCCTGACTTGGCCTTCAAGCCTCTGCAACCAGCCCAGCCCATCCACTGTGTCCTTTCTCTGTGCACACTCAGCCGTTTGCTGCTGTGTGTTCGCCTCCATCTAGGAGCATGTGTGTTTCCACACTTGTCTTCCTCCCCCGTTGACCGTGAGCCTTTCAGGACGGGGACCTCACCATTGGTGCTGAAGCCTGTGCCTGCTGCCACTCGGGCTCACAAAGAGGCTCTTTGAGCACGTTCCAAATGCTCTTTCACAGAGCCTCAGATTTGCACTCACTGATGTTTAAACAGCATCATGTATTGGCCAACGTGTGTTCATGTCTCCCTCTCCAGGACATCATTAACTCCATGAGCAAcagccctgccaccagcaagcCCCCAGTGACACTGAGGTTGGTGGTCCCCGCCAGCCAGTGCGGGTCCCTGATTGGCAAAGGCGGCTCCAAGATCAAGGAGATCAGGGAGGTAACAGAACCTTCCCCAGCCCGATGGGTGCCAAGCTGCTGGGTAGGTAAGGACTCTCCCTGGGGGAGGCACTGCCACCCTCAGCAGAGTGTCAGCccctgtcactgcagaccctgcTGGCATGGAGTGTACAAGAAGAGAACAATCCAAAAAGCAAGAGTGGAACATGGGAAACCCTGCAGCATGTGCAGACCCCCTCGCAGGCCTCGTGCAGAGGTGCCGGGCACTGCAAGAGGGAGGGGCATGTGCCCGACCCAGGACGGTTAGGGGCCTCGTGCGATGGGGTGGGCTGTAGCACTCCACCACCCAGTCACATGGCTCGAGGGCACAGAGGCCCTGCGCAGTGGGGCTGTGGTCTCTGCCCCAATGAGGGGCCTCCTTCAACTGTTAGGCCCAGTT harbors:
- the PCBP3 gene encoding poly(rC)-binding protein 3 isoform X13; this translates as MESKVSEGGLNVTLTIRLLMHGKEVGSIIGKKGETVKKMREESGARINISEGNCPERIVTITGPTDAIFKAFAMIAYKFEEDIINSMSNSPATSKPPVTLRLVVPASQCGSLIGKGGSKIKEIREVTEPSPARWVPSCWVGKDSPWGRHCHPQQSVSPCHCRPCWHGVYKKRTIQKARVEHGKPCSMCRPPRRPRAESTGAQVQVAGDMLPNSTERAVTISGTPDAIIQCVKQICVVMLESPPKGATIPYRPKPASTPVIFAGGQAYTIQGQYAIPHPEVWTPAPRPALTSSPFPMI
- the PCBP3 gene encoding poly(rC)-binding protein 3 isoform X7; protein product: MGEGDTIWAPSVLPHGTLGTLSHYPQPHFGRKMESKVSEGGLNVTLTIRLLMHGKEVGSIIGKKGETVKKMREESGARINISEGNCPERIVTITGPTDAIFKAFAMIAYKFEEDIINSMSNSPATSKPPVTLRLVVPASQCGSLIGKGGSKIKEIREVTEPSPARWVPSCWVGKDSPWGRHCHPQQSVSPCHCRPCWHGVYKKRTIQKARVEHGKPCSMCRPPRRPRAESTGAQVQVAGDMLPNSTERAVTISGTPDAIIQCVKQICVVMLESPPKGATIPYRPKPASTPVIFAGGQAYTIQGQYAIPHPEQLTKLHQLAMQQTPFPPLGQTNPAFPGEKLPLHSSEEAQNLMGQSSGLDASPPASTHELTIPNDLIGCIIGRQGTKINEIRQMSGAQIKIANATEGSSERQITITGTPANISLAQYLINARLTSEVTGMGAL
- the PCBP3 gene encoding poly(rC)-binding protein 3 isoform X3; protein product: MESKVSEGGLNVTLTIRLLMHGKEVGSIIGKKGETVKKMREESGARINISEGNCPERIVTITGPTDAIFKAFAMIAYKFEEDIINSMSNSPATSKPPVTLRLVVPASQCGSLIGKGGSKIKEIREVTEPSPARWVPSCWVGKDSPWGRHCHPQQSVSPCHCRPCWHGVYKKRTIQKARVEHGKPCSMCRPPRRPRAESTGAQVQVAGDMLPNSTERAVTISGTPDAIIQCVKQICVVMLESPPKGATIPYRPKPASTPVIFAGGQAYTIQGQYAIPHPEQLTKLHQLAMQQTPFPPLGQTNPAFPGLDASPPASTHELTIPNDLIGCIIGRQGTKINEIRQMSGAQIKIANATEGSSERQITITGTPANISLAQYLINARLTSEVTGMGAL
- the PCBP3 gene encoding poly(rC)-binding protein 3 isoform X4 is translated as MESKVSEGGLNVTLTIRLLMHGKEVGSIIGKKGETVKKMREESGARINISEGNCPERIVTITGPTDAIFKAFAMIAYKFEEDIINSMSNSPATSKPPVTLRLVVPASQCGSLIGKGGSKIKEIREVTEPSPARWVPSCWVGKDSPWGRHCHPQQSVSPCHCRPCWHGVYKKRTIQKARVEHGKPCSMCRPPRRPRAESTGAQVQVAGDMLPNSTERAVTISGTPDAIIQCVKQICVVMLEAYTIQGQYAIPHPEQLTKLHQLAMQQTPFPPLGQTNPAFPGEKLPLHSSEEAQNLMGQSSGLDASPPASTHELTIPNDLIGCIIGRQGTKINEIRQMSGAQIKIANATEGSSERQITITGTPANISLAQYLINARLTSEVTGMGAL